In Tenebrio molitor chromosome 6, icTenMoli1.1, whole genome shotgun sequence, one genomic interval encodes:
- the LOC138133675 gene encoding uncharacterized protein: MLINQIISCALLFAVAVYSDSSDNRDKRTIGSWLVNIGDVFGYDVHKRPTMVRPSVTILTAVPSPVIAAGPVIASVPAVARGPVLAQQRKLPPPGPAPPPKAPAPAPAPAPAPAPAPAPASAPAPAPAPAPASAPAPAQLLTEAIRKTFSINFNWNKNVQTLPPPGKQAPVLIPVAVPAPAPAPAPAPAPAPAPAPAPAPAPAPAPAPAPPQPPAPPAKPGAPPRPPMKVQLYTDYDYDNDKNPRLDQPPKQDQPEKVQIEFPDYTVTDIGAGKREVNYDYLHSKEKFKEGFQNFWESSPYTYEHGYKYLAPPPGTGAQDANYQQEVPQQTKYEEYDLKPKHHNSVRSLESPKAFINSHSLNVDESPPSVLDIHGISTADATPDNSDVHHHLLEYYKRKFASDAAAKQPAFRRTNENINFKFVVPEKHRLSLKRLDKIIQRGKDNYYKFENLRNPAPNDYQYEDPVQPEIVPTPKIEEVKQEFKTENDRESQVEKENVDVKKEVENVENITPPQNFQDYHKGKLVKFKEIEKSIDDEIKSNLKQNDKKYEIIKEQLLQKQQDRDVVEKKLSAPNKPSPIKIEDVEEKENFDYEMLPHLQEENKRSEKLEEKVEAVNDEIHFKKEQPEKTKEADPELVPLLDEHDKQFENVRQEFLNRQTNYAGYNPEAQSSNKGSEVGLLTFQDVDGNIYHDAALPQEKDYENEEKNEEESLQSEDDDGAKKELEQRVIDDHYSNYNRDDKDRFRIYFDYSDENTELSEKKLPFYTGDIEGFVKHEFEKDKESLKEKTEKNLEDYYRSIEEGEGEESENQEEEPEGEAEEEESPENEEQEAEPEDEESEKEEQNEEAEKEDEPKKEGFTVTQFSEQTQAQAAPNLYDNIDHAKAFLSIPTYFGGHQQASSEFDQNFDKNFPAKQSQAATTNSEVVQPLHSGIISAGALQELQNSNKPLTIPFDFDYSASEIKERKSKVVVDMEASASEHTGYENYYVPERYTEEFTYTVPEPAPINYAQLEAKDFEDDDTLSKNAKIYNKESGRKHAILTVNGNTYHL; this comes from the coding sequence ATGCTAATAAATCAGATCATATCTTGTGCGCTCCTCTTCGCAGTGGCCGTTTACAGTGATTCTAGTGACAATCGCGACAAGAGGACTATCGGATCGTGGTTGGTGAATATCGGAGATGTTTTCGGCTACGATGTGCACAAGAGACCCACCATGGTGCGTCCCTCCGTGACGATTCTCACCGCAGTTCCGTCTCCTGTAATCGCCGCGGGTCCCGTAATAGCCTCGGTTCCAGCCGTGGCGAGAGGACCGGTCCTGGCGCAGCAGCGCAAACTGCCACCGCCTGgaccggcgcctccaccaaaaGCGCCAGCTCCGGCGCCCGCTCCCGCTCCCGCCCCAGCTCCAGCGCCGGCTCCCGCTTCCGCACCGGCGCCAGCTCCAGCTCCAGCTCCAGCTTCAGCTCCTGCACCAGCTCAACTGCTAACGGAAGCCATCAGAAAAACCTTCAGTATCAATTTCAACTGGAACAAGAACGTGCAGACGCTGCCTCCTCCTGGAAAACAAGCTCCGGTGCTGATTCCGGTTGCTGTTCCCGCGCCTGCTCCAGCTCCAGCGCCTGCTCCGGCTCCAGCTCCGGCACCAGCGCCAGCGCCAGCACCAGCTCCGGCACCAGCGCCAGCTCCAGCGCCGCCGCAACCTCCAGCTCCACCAGCGAAGCCAGGAGCACCACCGAGACCACCCATGAAGGTCCAACTCTACACCGATTACGACTACGACAACGATAAAAATCCGAGACTGGATCAGCCTCCTAAACAAGACCAACCAGAGAAGGTCCAGATCGAGTTTCCTGACTACACGGTGACGGATATCGGGGCGGGAAAGAGAGAAGTGAATTATGATTATCTCCATTCGAAGGAGAAGTTCAAAGAGGGGTTCCAAAATTTTTGGGAAAGTTCGCCGTACACGTACGAACATGGCTACAAATATTTAGCGCCGCCGCCAGGTACGGGAGCGCAGGACGCTAATTATCAACAGGAAGTACCTCAACAGACAAAGTACGAAGAGTACGATTTGAAACCAAAACACCATAACAGCGTCAGGAGTTTGGAGAGTCCCAAAGCTTTTATCAATTCGCACAGTCTTAACGTGGACGAATCGCCACCTTCGGTATTGGATATTCACGGTATTTCGACAGCTGACGCAACGCCTGATAACAGTGACGTGCACCATCATCTCCTCGAGTATTACAAGAGGAAATTTGCCTCAGATGCGGCCGCTAAACAGCCGGCTTTCAGAAGGACCAACGaaaacataaattttaaatttgttgtacCCGAGAAGCATCGACTGTCTTTAAAACGATTGGATAAGATAATTCAAAGAGGAAAGgataattattacaaattcGAGAATCTGAGGAATCCTGCCCCAAATGATTATCAATATGAGGATCCAGTACAACCTGAAATTGTACCAACTCCGAAAATCGAAGAGGTTAAACAGGAatttaaaactgaaaacgaTAGAGAAAGTCAAGTTGAGAAGGAGAACGTTGATGTTAAAAAAGAAGTAGAGAACGTTGAGAATATAACACCGCctcaaaattttcaagattACCATAAAGGAAAACTCGTAAAGTtcaaagaaattgaaaaatctatCGATGACGagataaaatcaaatttgaagcaaaacgacaaaaaatacgaaattatAAAAGAGCAGTTGTTACAAAAGCAACAAGATAGAGACGTGGTCGAGAAGAAACTGAGTGCTCCGAATAAACCCAGTCCGATTAAAATTGAAGATGTAGaagagaaagaaaatttcGATTACGAGATGTTGCCACATTTGCAGGAGGAAAATAAACGTTCGgaaaaattagaagaaaaagTGGAAGCTGTAAACGACGAGATACATTTTAAGAAGGAGCAACCTGAAAAGACCAAAGAGGCTGATCCTGAATTGGTACCGCTTCTTGATGAGCACGACAAACAGTTTGAAAACGTCAgacaagaatttttaaatcgacAAACCAATTACGCTGGATACAATCCCGAGGCCCAAAGTTCAAACAAGGGAAGTGAAGTTGGTCTGCTCACTTTCCAAGATGTCGACGGAAATATCTACCACGATGCGGCCTTACCGCAAGAAAAAGATTATGAGAACGAGGAAAAAAATGAAGAGGAAAGTTTGCAAAGCGAGGATGACGATGGGGCAAAAAAAGAATTGGAACAACGTGTAATAGACGATCACTATTCAAATTATAATCGAGACGATAAGGACAGATTCAGGATTTATTTCGACTACAGTGACGAAAATACGGAGTTGTCAGAGAAAAAGCTTCCATTCTACACCGGCGACATCGAAGGTTTTGTGAAACACGAATTCGAAAAGGACAAGGAGAGTTTGAAAGAGAAAACTGAGAAGAATCTTGAAGATTATTACAGGAGTATCGAAGAAGGTGAAGGTGAAGAGAGTGAAAATCAAGAAGAAGAACCCGAAGGTGAAGCAGAAGAGGAAGAGTCTCCTGAGAATGAAGAACAGGAAGCCGAGCCCGAAGACGAAGAGTCAGAGAAGGAGGAGCAAAACGAAGAAGCGGAAAAAGAAGACGAACCGAAGAAAGAAGGATTCACGGTTACTCAATTTTCCGAGCAGACGCAGGCTCAAGCGGCTCCCAATTTATATGATAACATCGACCACGCCAAGGCATTCTTGAGCATTCCCACTTACTTCGGAGGCCACCAACAAGCCAGTTCTGAATTCGATCAGAATTTCGACAAGAACTTCCCCGCCAAGCAAAGTCAAGCGGCCACGACCAACTCGGAAGTCGTTCAACCGCTGCACTCGGGAATTATCTCGGCGGGAGCTTTACAAGAGCTGCAGAATTCTAACAAACCGTTAACGATTCCGTTCGATTTCGACTACAGCGCGTCCGAAATCAAAGAAAGAAAGAGTAAAGTTGTGGTCGATATGGAAGCTTCGGCAAGTGAACACACCGGTTACGAGAATTACTACGTTCCCGAGAGGTACACCGAAGAATTCACCTACACCGTTCCGGAGCCAGCGCCGATCAACTACGCGCAACTGGAAGCCAAGGATTTTGAAGATGACGATACACTTTCGAAGAACGCAAAGATTTATAATAAGGAGTCTGGGAGGAAGCATGCTATATTAACTGTAAACGGGAATACTTACCATCTTTAG